In one window of Chryseobacterium phocaeense DNA:
- a CDS encoding Crp/Fnr family transcriptional regulator yields the protein MDPVFSQLINHFREIIALSDADIEIIVPALEVIPLKKKDFLLSEGQVSKHMRFIAKGSLYAYSLDEKGKENTTQLGIENWWVNDLYSYLSGQPSRMFIQANEETTVIQISKENLELLYKEVPAISDFWRLKMQHAYVTLQERTFEHSRVDAYTKYRNFISAYRNIEQRFPQFMIASYLGITVEYLSYLRKKHLSDVS from the coding sequence ATGGATCCAGTATTTTCACAGTTGATAAACCATTTCAGAGAAATCATTGCGTTGAGTGATGCAGATATTGAAATCATTGTTCCTGCATTAGAAGTCATACCGCTGAAGAAAAAAGACTTTCTGCTGAGCGAGGGACAGGTTTCAAAACATATGCGTTTCATCGCGAAAGGCAGCCTTTACGCTTATTCTCTTGATGAAAAAGGAAAGGAAAACACAACTCAACTCGGCATTGAAAACTGGTGGGTGAATGATCTGTACAGCTATCTGAGCGGGCAGCCGTCACGGATGTTTATTCAGGCCAATGAAGAAACTACGGTGATCCAGATCAGCAAAGAAAACCTGGAGCTGCTTTACAAAGAAGTTCCCGCTATTTCTGATTTCTGGCGACTTAAAATGCAGCATGCGTACGTTACCCTGCAGGAAAGAACTTTTGAGCACTCAAGGGTTGATGCCTATACCAAATACAGGAATTTCATTTCAGCTTACCGGAATATCGAGCAACGCTTTCCTCAGTTTATGATTGCTTCCTACCTGGGAATTACCGTTGAATACCTGAGTTATTTAAGAAAAAAACACCTCTCCGACGTTTCTTAA
- a CDS encoding CheR family methyltransferase, with amino-acid sequence MLEPSIVKDEEVEYLIKDVYEMYGYDFSEYSRASFKRRVNRICLIDRFTSFAELRYTIINDPEYLKRFVEEITVNVTEMFRDPLFFKKLREKILPQLGTYPLIRIWVAGCSTGEEAYSMAILLKEANLYHKSLIYGTDLNPSVLETARSGVFPLQQMKLYSENYILSGGKKDFSDYYTANYDSVRFDKSLQEKLILSTHNLVSDSSFNSFQLIICRNVLIYFDRDLQERVFKLFDSSLENLGYLALGSKETLRFSKLDKVYHQVDDQRIWKKTEHN; translated from the coding sequence ATGTTAGAACCCAGTATCGTAAAAGATGAAGAAGTAGAATACCTGATAAAAGATGTTTATGAGATGTACGGCTATGACTTTTCAGAGTACAGCAGGGCTTCTTTTAAACGCCGGGTCAACAGAATCTGCCTCATCGACAGGTTTACGAGTTTTGCAGAGCTCCGGTATACCATCATCAACGATCCCGAATATCTGAAACGCTTTGTGGAAGAGATCACGGTGAATGTTACGGAAATGTTCCGGGACCCGCTTTTCTTTAAAAAACTCAGGGAGAAAATCCTGCCGCAGCTGGGAACCTATCCGCTGATCAGGATCTGGGTGGCGGGCTGCTCTACAGGTGAAGAAGCCTATTCAATGGCCATATTACTAAAGGAAGCCAACCTGTACCACAAATCTTTGATCTATGGTACAGACCTGAATCCCTCCGTCCTGGAAACTGCAAGATCGGGTGTTTTCCCTTTGCAGCAAATGAAACTTTATTCTGAGAATTATATTTTATCCGGAGGTAAAAAAGACTTCTCGGATTACTATACTGCAAACTATGACAGTGTGAGATTCGATAAAAGCCTGCAGGAAAAACTGATATTATCTACCCATAATCTGGTTTCAGACAGTTCTTTCAACAGTTTCCAGCTGATTATCTGCAGAAATGTCCTGATTTACTTTGACCGGGACCTGCAGGAACGTGTCTTTAAACTTTTCGACAGCAGCCTTGAAAATCTGGGGTATCTCGCTTTAGGTTCGAAAGAAACGCTGAGATTCTCAAAACTGGACAAGGTGTATCATCAGGTTGATGACCAGCGGATCTGGAAAAAAACGGAACATAACTAA
- a CDS encoding Crp/Fnr family transcriptional regulator, with the protein MFTKLRTHIEKIVPLNDEEFEHISSFFTWKKYKKHQFLIQEGEWVHYNYFVIKGLLKLVYTDDTAKEHIVGFAMEDWWETDFQAYYLETKASMSLECVEDTEVLCLRLEDYRKLCEAFPKLEHFFLEKAYMGFISAQQRIISSMTVGIKERYEQLVEKYPSLVQRVPKSLLAAYLGVSRETLSRLSS; encoded by the coding sequence ATGTTTACGAAGCTAAGAACCCATATTGAGAAAATTGTCCCGTTGAATGATGAGGAATTTGAACATATTTCATCCTTTTTCACCTGGAAAAAATATAAAAAACATCAGTTCCTGATTCAGGAAGGGGAATGGGTCCACTATAATTATTTTGTGATCAAGGGCCTGTTAAAACTGGTCTATACCGATGATACGGCAAAAGAGCATATTGTGGGATTTGCAATGGAAGACTGGTGGGAAACTGATTTTCAGGCATATTATCTGGAGACCAAAGCCTCCATGTCCCTGGAATGTGTGGAAGATACAGAAGTGCTGTGTCTCCGCCTTGAAGATTACAGAAAACTGTGTGAAGCATTTCCAAAACTGGAACATTTCTTTCTTGAAAAAGCCTATATGGGATTTATTTCCGCCCAGCAGCGGATTATCTCTTCCATGACCGTTGGGATCAAAGAACGGTACGAACAGCTGGTTGAAAAATATCCCTCGCTGGTCCAGCGTGTTCCCAAATCTCTTCTTGCAGCCTATCTTGGGGTTTCCAGAGAAACATTAAGCCGCTTATCTTCTTAA
- a CDS encoding SDR family oxidoreductase — MNIQLFSKNALVGAATQGIGAGIALELAKCGANVTLMARNEEKLKHMMASLPVISPDQKHQYLVADFSDFEAYKKMISHYFTHHSIDILVNNTNGPEPGLALEKEVNDYQKAFDLLFKTVCETTLLALPHMIRQKYGRIINVSSLSVKEPIGNLSLSNSIRSAVIAWAKTLSIEVAKHQVTINNILTGYFDTERIQNLIRHESQQTGKSKEEIRKGRENKIPMKRLGRTEEYGHLAAFLASEYSSYLTGTSIPLDGGLNNTY; from the coding sequence ATGAATATTCAGCTTTTTTCGAAAAACGCTTTGGTAGGTGCAGCTACCCAGGGAATAGGTGCTGGAATAGCTCTGGAACTGGCGAAATGCGGAGCCAATGTTACCCTAATGGCCAGAAATGAAGAGAAACTTAAACATATGATGGCTTCCCTGCCCGTCATCAGCCCGGATCAGAAACATCAGTATCTGGTGGCGGATTTTTCTGATTTTGAAGCTTATAAAAAGATGATCTCCCATTACTTTACCCATCATTCCATAGATATTCTGGTCAATAATACCAATGGACCGGAGCCGGGATTAGCACTGGAGAAAGAGGTGAATGATTATCAGAAAGCATTTGATCTCCTTTTTAAAACCGTCTGCGAGACTACACTTCTGGCCTTACCTCACATGATCCGACAGAAATACGGCCGGATCATCAATGTTTCTTCATTGTCTGTGAAAGAACCGATTGGTAACCTGTCGCTTTCCAATTCCATCCGTTCAGCCGTGATTGCATGGGCAAAGACCTTATCGATTGAAGTAGCAAAACATCAGGTGACGATCAATAATATCTTAACTGGATATTTCGATACGGAAAGGATTCAGAACCTGATCCGCCACGAATCTCAACAGACAGGGAAATCCAAAGAAGAAATCCGAAAGGGAAGAGAAAATAAAATTCCAATGAAGAGATTGGGAAGAACTGAAGAATATGGTCATCTGGCTGCTTTCCTGGCTTCGGAATATTCATCTTATCTTACCGGAACAAGTATTCCTTTGGATGGGGGATTGAATAATACTTATTAA
- a CDS encoding chemotaxis protein CheB encodes MEAKKTDTELVVIGGSAGSLQVILEMLKKLKTELHFPIVLVVHRKASSTNILQTLLQQFVAMEVIEIDDKTEIENSKVYIVPADYHLLFENKKMMSLDFSEKMNYSRPSIDVTFNSAAEVYGEKLVGILLSGANADGVEGLGCIKKNKGKVWIQEPGTAEVDYMPRHAVEEVSYDLIITPDNLADHINQL; translated from the coding sequence ATGGAAGCAAAAAAAACGGACACCGAATTAGTCGTGATAGGAGGATCTGCGGGAAGCCTGCAGGTGATCCTGGAAATGCTGAAGAAATTAAAAACCGAACTGCATTTTCCCATTGTTCTGGTCGTTCATCGTAAGGCGTCCTCTACTAATATTCTGCAGACCTTACTGCAGCAGTTTGTAGCGATGGAGGTCATAGAAATTGATGACAAAACGGAAATTGAAAACAGCAAAGTCTATATCGTTCCGGCAGATTATCACCTGCTTTTTGAAAATAAAAAAATGATGTCGCTGGATTTTTCAGAGAAGATGAACTATTCAAGACCTTCCATTGATGTCACATTCAATTCTGCAGCTGAGGTTTATGGCGAAAAGCTGGTGGGGATTTTACTTTCCGGCGCCAATGCAGACGGGGTGGAAGGTTTGGGATGCATAAAAAAGAACAAAGGAAAAGTATGGATCCAGGAACCAGGCACCGCTGAGGTAGATTATATGCCCAGACATGCTGTAGAAGAAGTAAGTTATGATCTGATCATCACGCCGGATAACCTGGCAGACCATATCAATCAATTATAA
- the mug gene encoding G/U mismatch-specific DNA glycosylase — MLTDIIAKHLTVIFCGINPGLKSAEDGHHFSGRSNRFWKVLHQAGFTPYQIAAVDDRTLLNFGYGLTTAVARPTSRADELSKDEFDDALELFKIKITEFQPRYIVFLGKAAYQAFSGKKQISWGKQPEDFCGSAVWVLPNTSGLNRGFTLDALVESYKVF, encoded by the coding sequence ATGTTAACAGATATTATTGCTAAACACCTCACCGTAATTTTCTGCGGAATCAATCCCGGATTAAAATCTGCTGAAGACGGACATCATTTTTCAGGACGCAGCAACCGCTTTTGGAAAGTCCTGCACCAGGCCGGTTTTACCCCTTATCAGATAGCAGCTGTGGACGACAGGACTCTTTTGAATTTCGGATATGGCCTCACCACCGCAGTCGCGAGACCCACCTCGCGTGCCGATGAGCTCTCAAAGGATGAGTTCGATGATGCCCTGGAGCTTTTTAAAATAAAAATTACGGAATTCCAGCCCCGGTATATTGTATTTCTCGGCAAGGCTGCTTATCAGGCCTTTTCCGGGAAAAAACAGATCTCGTGGGGAAAACAGCCTGAGGATTTTTGCGGTTCTGCAGTGTGGGTATTGCCCAATACCAGCGGTTTAAACCGTGGTTTCACATTAGATGCGTTGGTGGAATCCTATAAAGTATTTTAA
- a CDS encoding DoxX family protein: protein MNKNNDLGIFITRIAIGFPMLVYGISKIIHGIGFIEQMMAQQGLPPFLAYGVFIGEIIAPVMIILGFRIRLAGLAFAANCFTAIILAQTGNIFKLNEFGGWALELLVIYMLCGLSFFFTGSGKYAVSTKTRWD, encoded by the coding sequence ATGAACAAGAACAATGACTTAGGAATTTTTATCACCAGAATAGCTATAGGATTTCCCATGCTGGTGTATGGCATCAGCAAAATCATCCACGGCATCGGGTTTATCGAACAGATGATGGCACAGCAGGGACTTCCGCCCTTCCTTGCCTATGGTGTATTTATAGGTGAAATTATTGCTCCTGTGATGATCATTCTGGGATTCAGGATCAGATTGGCAGGGCTGGCCTTTGCAGCTAACTGTTTTACGGCTATTATCCTTGCGCAAACTGGAAATATATTCAAGCTTAATGAATTTGGCGGCTGGGCTTTGGAACTCCTGGTGATCTATATGCTATGTGGTTTAAGTTTCTTTTTTACAGGATCCGGAAAATACGCCGTTTCTACCAAAACCAGGTGGGATTAG
- a CDS encoding RidA family protein, which produces MSTLEKRTVNPWKWQEERSYSQAVEVKNVFATLYVSGQAAIDPDGTSSDKDMKSQLEQAIANLEEVISTAGYECSGIVRLNIYTTSTKELWPHFPILQEWIAKHKIEQAVTMLEVTGLFETLKVELEATVVK; this is translated from the coding sequence ATGAGTACATTAGAAAAAAGAACAGTAAATCCATGGAAATGGCAGGAAGAAAGAAGTTATTCGCAGGCTGTGGAAGTGAAGAACGTATTTGCAACTCTGTACGTCTCCGGTCAGGCCGCTATTGATCCGGACGGAACATCAAGTGATAAGGACATGAAATCCCAGCTGGAACAGGCTATAGCCAATCTGGAAGAAGTCATCAGCACGGCAGGTTATGAGTGCAGCGGGATCGTCAGATTAAATATTTATACCACTTCTACGAAAGAACTCTGGCCTCATTTTCCAATCCTTCAGGAATGGATTGCCAAGCATAAAATTGAGCAGGCAGTAACCATGCTGGAAGTAACCGGTTTATTCGAAACTTTAAAAGTAGAGCTGGAAGCCACGGTTGTGAAATAA
- a CDS encoding response regulator, translating to MKKKILIVDDDPRNIFALKLTLKSRGYQIESCISAQVAINILKEQEIDIVLMDMMMPEMDGYEAIKIIRNTPGISEVPVIAVTAQAMPEDRQKCLDVGAQDYISKPVDVDQLMIAIEKLS from the coding sequence ATGAAAAAGAAAATTTTAATTGTGGACGATGATCCGCGTAATATATTTGCTCTGAAGCTTACCCTGAAATCCCGCGGATATCAGATTGAAAGTTGCATCAGCGCCCAGGTAGCTATTAATATTTTAAAAGAACAGGAAATAGATATTGTCCTGATGGATATGATGATGCCTGAAATGGATGGGTATGAAGCCATTAAAATCATAAGAAATACGCCGGGAATAAGCGAAGTTCCTGTTATTGCCGTTACTGCTCAGGCTATGCCTGAAGACCGTCAGAAATGTCTGGATGTGGGAGCTCAGGACTATATTTCAAAGCCTGTGGATGTGGATCAGTTAATGATAGCGATCGAAAAACTTTCCTAG
- a CDS encoding response regulator, which produces MSAKKILIFDDDTTILEVITIIFEENGYQVEISETSHDILEKVASFQPDVILMDNWIPKIGGVEATKLLKSHEEFKSIPVIYVTANNDIVRLAEEAQADDFVAKPFNLDDLEDKVAKYLKD; this is translated from the coding sequence ATGAGTGCAAAGAAAATTTTGATTTTTGATGATGATACAACTATTTTAGAGGTAATTACCATCATTTTCGAAGAGAATGGTTATCAGGTCGAAATTTCGGAAACGTCTCATGACATACTGGAGAAAGTAGCAAGCTTCCAGCCCGATGTTATCCTGATGGACAACTGGATTCCAAAGATTGGCGGGGTAGAGGCCACCAAACTCTTAAAAAGTCATGAAGAATTCAAGTCCATCCCTGTAATTTATGTAACGGCTAACAACGATATTGTGCGGCTGGCAGAAGAAGCTCAGGCTGATGATTTTGTCGCAAAACCATTCAATCTGGATGATCTTGAAGATAAAGTAGCTAAGTATCTTAAAGATTAA
- a CDS encoding cytochrome-c peroxidase — MKNVLSWILITFLTVSLLNNCFSNSVQKVTREKASFLAELRKLYSSGDSSQWPKPVLDPEARPYFSEIGHLPDIQYPADNPYSEDKAALGKILFFDPRLSQSNQIACASCHDPELGWCDNRTFSFGHDRQLGTRNAMSILNVAYARSLFWDGRAASLEDQSEMPIRDVREMNGHIDLAAGKIAKIKGYEILFEKAFGDKKVSKDRISKAIAAFERTIKSGTTKFDQFIDGKTDAYTDDELMGLHLFRTKAQCMNCHSSGYFSNNRFENIGTSLLGSKEEDLGRYLVSGKAEDAGSFRVPGLREVSRTGPWMHNGSMTTLAEVIQFYSRGNPEHSQKRSTVHNGMTLTSEKSGFVRLLDLTDEEISQLEAFLRTLSSKPERVPPPALPQ; from the coding sequence ATGAAGAATGTCCTAAGCTGGATATTGATTACATTTCTTACGGTTTCCCTTCTGAACAATTGTTTCAGCAACAGTGTTCAGAAGGTAACCCGCGAGAAAGCTTCGTTCCTTGCCGAACTGAGGAAATTATATTCTTCCGGAGATTCTTCACAATGGCCAAAACCGGTTCTGGATCCTGAAGCCAGACCTTATTTTTCCGAAATAGGGCATCTTCCGGACATTCAGTATCCCGCAGACAATCCTTATTCTGAAGATAAAGCAGCGTTGGGGAAAATACTCTTTTTTGATCCCAGGCTTTCCCAGTCCAACCAGATTGCCTGTGCTTCGTGCCACGACCCGGAGTTGGGCTGGTGTGATAACCGTACTTTCTCCTTTGGTCACGACAGGCAGCTGGGGACCAGAAATGCCATGAGCATCCTGAATGTAGCCTATGCACGGTCTTTATTTTGGGATGGTCGAGCCGCATCTCTTGAAGACCAGTCGGAAATGCCGATCCGCGATGTAAGGGAAATGAATGGGCATATTGACCTCGCCGCCGGGAAAATCGCAAAGATCAAAGGCTATGAAATATTGTTTGAAAAAGCGTTTGGAGATAAAAAAGTTTCAAAAGATAGGATTTCCAAAGCGATAGCTGCCTTTGAAAGAACCATAAAAAGCGGAACGACTAAATTTGATCAGTTTATTGACGGAAAAACAGATGCCTATACCGATGATGAATTGATGGGGCTGCATCTTTTCCGGACCAAAGCACAATGCATGAACTGCCACAGCTCCGGATACTTCTCCAATAATCGTTTTGAAAATATAGGAACTTCATTATTAGGCTCCAAAGAAGAAGATCTCGGCCGTTATCTGGTTAGCGGAAAAGCTGAAGATGCCGGAAGCTTCAGGGTGCCGGGCCTTCGGGAAGTCTCAAGGACAGGGCCGTGGATGCACAACGGTTCTATGACCACCCTTGCAGAAGTGATTCAATTTTATAGCAGGGGAAATCCGGAACATTCGCAGAAAAGATCAACTGTTCATAACGGAATGACACTGACTTCTGAAAAATCCGGATTCGTAAGGCTCCTGGATCTTACAGATGAAGAAATTTCTCAGCTGGAAGCATTTCTGAGAACTTTATCCTCCAAACCGGAAAGAGTACCTCCTCCGGCGCTGCCACAATAA
- a CDS encoding T9SS type A sorting domain-containing protein — protein sequence MKTPLFFVFLAVSLGMNAQVAPITDTNFKAKLLSSSSGNTIAKDFNGNFFAVDTNGDGEIQVSEAEAVKELNVSNANIASLTGITSFSYLQKLDCSHNNLSDLDISSFSDLDLDCSYNNLTNVALPIGDGEFYNTYTFYNYNLSHNLLTGLDVKNKYISNLDCSYNQLSSLDFQDRLNHHLLSLQVDNNLSLTSICKNENDVLPSTGPVVQAMCNGALSGFDSSFKNMLIYPFTDSVSNTWTLKNVNGSVSTSIDTNQDGEISQAEANEIGDIYIHQGGILTDANQTFNTTAGINKLTNLKTFNGDYSGIVTSHFGTLGRVNIDGLIHLESVNLYGFHVKSIDIKNCPLLTIVDSGKYHDYRAEINTEYYKLSNCPVLDKVQCIASNLSELSFQNCPLVKNITCVGNHLFSLDVSQLNNLETLNLDNTYFSNYLSEQIYFPSILNKLYLKNGQQETASFASHPDLQYICCDTSQVSAIQSLVSQYGYTNCTVTDTCNTAVLANVENATASAPESVSVYPNPTKGDIRIDSEFKMNSVEIYDTQGRLIRKENHNSGHIKIDIHSEASGVYYLKINTEKGVLTRKVIKN from the coding sequence ATGAAAACACCATTATTTTTCGTCTTCCTGGCTGTATCGCTGGGAATGAATGCTCAGGTTGCCCCTATTACGGATACAAACTTTAAAGCAAAACTTCTTTCTTCCTCTTCCGGAAATACCATAGCAAAAGATTTCAACGGTAATTTTTTTGCCGTCGACACCAATGGAGACGGGGAAATCCAGGTTTCAGAAGCGGAAGCCGTAAAAGAACTCAATGTTTCTAATGCGAATATCGCTTCCCTGACGGGTATTACAAGTTTTTCGTATCTGCAGAAATTAGACTGCAGCCATAACAATCTGTCAGATTTGGACATAAGCAGTTTTTCGGATCTGGATCTGGACTGTTCTTACAATAATCTTACTAATGTGGCACTGCCTATTGGAGACGGAGAGTTTTATAATACGTATACATTTTATAACTATAATCTAAGCCATAACCTGCTTACAGGTTTAGATGTCAAAAATAAATATATTTCAAATTTAGACTGCAGCTATAACCAGCTTTCTTCATTAGATTTTCAGGACAGGCTTAATCATCATCTGCTTTCTCTGCAGGTGGATAACAACCTATCTCTTACCTCCATCTGTAAGAATGAAAATGATGTCCTGCCTTCAACAGGACCTGTGGTTCAAGCCATGTGTAACGGAGCATTATCGGGATTTGACAGCAGTTTTAAAAATATGTTGATTTATCCTTTCACCGATTCGGTTTCCAATACCTGGACCCTGAAAAATGTGAACGGCAGTGTTTCGACAAGTATTGACACCAATCAGGATGGAGAAATAAGCCAGGCAGAAGCCAACGAAATAGGAGATATTTATATTCACCAGGGAGGAATACTTACTGATGCTAATCAAACATTCAATACGACTGCAGGCATCAATAAACTGACGAATTTGAAAACTTTTAACGGAGATTATTCCGGTATTGTTACTTCTCATTTTGGTACTTTAGGAAGAGTAAATATTGACGGGCTCATTCATCTGGAATCTGTAAACCTTTATGGTTTTCATGTTAAATCTATTGATATTAAAAACTGTCCTCTGCTTACGATTGTAGATTCCGGAAAATATCATGACTACAGAGCAGAAATCAATACCGAATATTACAAACTCTCCAACTGTCCGGTGCTGGATAAAGTACAGTGTATTGCCAGCAATTTATCTGAACTGAGTTTTCAGAACTGCCCTCTTGTGAAAAATATCACCTGTGTAGGCAACCATCTTTTTTCTCTGGACGTTTCCCAATTAAACAATTTGGAAACCTTAAATCTGGATAATACGTATTTCTCTAATTATTTAAGCGAGCAGATCTATTTTCCGAGTATATTAAATAAGCTGTACCTGAAAAACGGGCAGCAGGAAACCGCTTCATTTGCCAGTCATCCGGATCTTCAGTATATCTGCTGTGATACCAGTCAGGTCTCTGCTATACAGTCGCTTGTCAGCCAATATGGATATACAAATTGTACCGTTACTGATACCTGTAATACTGCTGTTCTGGCCAATGTTGAAAATGCAACTGCATCAGCTCCGGAATCCGTTTCAGTGTATCCCAATCCAACCAAAGGAGATATCCGGATAGATTCTGAATTTAAAATGAATTCAGTTGAAATATATGACACTCAAGGAAGATTGATCCGGAAAGAAAACCATAATTCCGGGCATATTAAGATTGATATTCATTCTGAAGCCTCAGGTGTTTATTATCTGAAAATCAATACAGAAAAAGGAGTGCTTACCAGGAAAGTGATCAAAAACTAA